Proteins found in one Miscanthus floridulus cultivar M001 chromosome 4, ASM1932011v1, whole genome shotgun sequence genomic segment:
- the LOC136548139 gene encoding uncharacterized protein — protein MDSPFWGIVHGKASQALGQITRPVQFDTTKHFCIDYINFLVANFNTAYHTILGRPALAKFMAGILSLCANLDIAYAREKESFALVEATDISIHMQDCLATSQQIPPEDMEIPTMEAA, from the exons ATGGACTCTCCATTCTGGGGGATCGTTCATGGGAAAGCGTCCCAAGCTCTGGGGCAGATCACTCGGCCGGTACAGTTCGACACCACCAAGCACTTCTGCATCGACTACATCAACTTTCTGGTTGCCAACTTCAACACAGCGTACCACACCATCCTCGGCCGACCAGCcctcgccaagttcatggct GGGATCCTCTCCCTGTGCGCCAACCTCGACATCGCCTACGCCCGTGAGAAGGAAAGCTTTGCGCTCGTCGAGGCTACCGACATCTCCATCCACATGCAGGACTGTCTTGCTACTTCGCAGCAGATACCACCGGAGGATATGGAAATCCCTACAATGGAGGCCGCCTGA